A region of Athene noctua chromosome 10, bAthNoc1.hap1.1, whole genome shotgun sequence DNA encodes the following proteins:
- the OXTR gene encoding oxytocin receptor encodes MEKLYFVGSGGWTVNSSLGNGSLRLENQTSGRNSTTDPLKRNEDMAKVEVTVLCLILFLALTGNLCVLLAIHTTRQKHSRMYFFMKHLSIADLVVAIFQVLPQLIWDITFRFYGPDFLCRLIKYLQVVGMFASTYMLLLMSLDRCLAICQPLRSLHRRADRVSVLLTWLLCLLVSIPQIHIFSLRDVGNGVYDCWADFIQPWGPKAYVTWITLMVYIIPVLMLSICYGLISFKIWQNVKLKTAHGPNMGLSSSSRSGTAFARVSSTRLISKAKIRTVKMTFIIVLAFIVCWAPFFFVQMWSVWDTNAPQEASPFIIAMLLASLNSCCNPWIYMLYTGHLFHDLMRRFLCCSAHYLKSRPACDLSVGKKSNSSSFVLSCKSTSQRSFMQPSMT; translated from the exons ATGGAGAAGTTGTACTTCGTGGGGAGCGGCGGATGGACGGTCAACAGCTCTCTGGGGAACGGCAGCCTCCGCCTGGAGAACCAGACCTCCGGCAGGAACAGCACCACGGACCCCCTGAAGAGGAACGAGGACATGGCCAAGGTGGAGGTGACAGTCCTCTGCCTCATCCTGTTCCTCGCCCTGACCGGCAACCTCTGCGTGCTGCTGGCCATCCACACCACCCGGCAGAAGCACTCCCGCATGTACTTCTTCATGAAGCACTTGAGCATCGCTGACCTGGTCGTGGCCATTTTCCAGGTGCTGCCCCAGCTCATCTGGGACATCACCTTCAGGTTTTATGGACCAGATTTCCTTTGCCGGTTGATCAAGTACTTGCAGGTAGTGGGGATGTTTGCTTCCACCTACATGCTCTTGCTGATGTCGCTGGACCGGTGCTTGGCTATCTGTCAGCCACTGAGGTCTCTGCACAGGAGAGCGGACCGGGTCTCTGTCCTCCTCACCTGGCTGCTATGCCTCCTGGTCAGCATCCCTCAGATCCACATATTTTCTCTGAGGGATGTGGGGAACGGGGTTTACGACTGTTGGGCAGATTTCATCCAGCCCTGGGGACCTAAAGCCTATGTCACCTGGATAACCCTCATGGTCTACATCATACCCGTGTTGATGTTGAGCATCTGCTATGGCTTAATCAGCTTCAAAATCTGGCAGAACGTGAAGCTGAAGACGGCTCACGGGCCCAACATGGGGCTGAGCTCCAGCTCCCGCAGCGGGACGGCATTTGCCAGGGTCAGCAGCACCAGGCTCATCTCTAAAGCCAAGATCCGGACAGTCAAAATGACCTTCATCATAGTGTTGGCTTTCATAGTGTGCTGGGCTCCCTTTTTCTTTGTGCAGATGTGGTCTGTGTGGGACACGAATGCTCCGCAGGAAG CCTCCCCCTTCATCATCGCCATGCTCCTGGCCAGCCTCAACAGCTGCTGCAACCCCTGGATCTACATGCTGTACACGGGGCACCTCTTCCACGACCTGATGCGGCGCTTTCTCTGCTGCTCCGCACACTACCTGAAGTCACGGCCAGCGTGTGACCTGAGCGTCGGCAAGAAGAGCAACTCCTCCTCCTTCGTCCTCAGCTGCAAGAGCACGAGCCAGAGGAGCTTCATGCAGCCGTCCATGACGTGA
- the CAV3 gene encoding caveolin-3 translates to MAEERTELEERIIIKDQHTKEIDLVNRDPKHINEDVVKVDFEDVIAEPVGTYSFDGVWKTSYTTFTVSKYWCYRLLSAILGIPLAVVWGFLFALISFCHIWAVVPCIKSYLIEIQCVSRIYSLCIHTFCDPLFEALSKICSNVRVALRKEI, encoded by the exons atGGCAGAGGAACGTACTGAGCTGGAGGAGAGGATCATCATCAAGGACCAGCACACCAAGGAGATCGACCTGGTGAACAGAGACCCAAAGCATATAAACGAGGACGTTGTCAAG GTGGATTTTGAGGATGTGATAGCCGAGCCTGTGGGAACATACAGCTTTGACGGCGTCTGGAAAACCAGCTACACCACCTTCACCGTCAGCAAGTACTGGTGCTACCGGCTGCTCTCTGCCATCCTGGGCATCCCCCTGGCAGTCGTCTGGGGCTTCCTCTTCGCCCTCATCTCCTTCTGCCACATCTGGGCAGTGGTGCCCTGCATCAAGAGCTACCTGATAGAGATCCAGTGTGTCAGCCGAATCTACTCCCTCTGCATCCACACCTTCTGCGACCCGCTCTTTGAGGCACTCTCCAAGATCTGCAGCAACGTCAGAGTTGCTCTCCGGAAGGAGATCTAG